A section of the Thermoplasmata archaeon genome encodes:
- the glnA gene encoding type I glutamate--ammonia ligase → MTVGRGEQSSSFSSMNEFLASTERTDAIGRANDLLKSTGARWVEVHFSDLLGGLRSFTVPAEDLLNEKVWDDGIGFDGSSVKGFAQVETSDMRAVPDPATLVVSPVCGGALTVARALADIFNPATGRRFEADPRRIAQKAMQNLSKAGFDEAWLSPELEFSLFRSRLDALVQNDALNPASSRGSGHLVVFPELIEPHHPSGFRPFPGSAYFAPPPLDDTDAFRNDFSSALQDFGIPVKFHHHEGGVTQVEVELKAMPCARMMGDACLTYKFLARLVAAHHGFVPTFMPKPIQADHGNGMHVHVSLWKGGESAFYDPGDEYHMSQTMRYFIGGILEHARGCAVITNPTVNSYKRLVPEYEAPVYIAWSPVNRTALVRIPARHANPGSINCEPRHPDPSANPYLVFAVLLEAGLDGIKRKLDPGPPVNENIFRMSKERRRELGIKRLPGSLGEALEAMESDDIVKRVLGSASYDVYRELKKSEWRAFSNEVTSWEHAMYFNV, encoded by the coding sequence ATGACCGTGGGAAGGGGTGAGCAATCCTCTTCGTTTTCCAGCATGAACGAGTTTCTGGCCAGCACAGAGAGGACTGATGCAATCGGACGCGCCAATGACCTTCTGAAGAGCACTGGTGCGCGTTGGGTGGAGGTCCACTTCTCTGACCTATTGGGCGGCCTCAGGTCCTTCACAGTACCCGCGGAGGACCTGCTCAACGAGAAGGTCTGGGACGATGGAATAGGCTTTGATGGCTCCTCAGTCAAGGGATTCGCACAGGTCGAGACCTCGGACATGAGGGCTGTACCAGACCCCGCAACGCTAGTGGTCTCCCCAGTGTGTGGTGGGGCGCTCACCGTGGCCCGTGCACTCGCGGACATCTTCAATCCAGCCACTGGTCGTCGCTTCGAGGCCGACCCCCGGCGCATCGCCCAGAAGGCGATGCAGAATCTGAGCAAGGCGGGCTTCGACGAGGCATGGCTCTCGCCCGAGCTGGAGTTCTCGCTCTTTCGCTCTAGGCTGGACGCCCTCGTCCAGAACGACGCCCTGAACCCCGCTAGCTCCCGCGGCTCGGGCCATCTGGTGGTCTTTCCTGAGCTCATCGAGCCCCACCATCCATCCGGCTTCAGGCCCTTCCCTGGGAGTGCGTACTTCGCTCCCCCCCCTCTCGACGATACCGACGCCTTCCGCAACGACTTCTCCAGCGCGCTGCAGGATTTCGGGATACCAGTCAAGTTCCACCACCACGAGGGCGGCGTCACACAGGTCGAGGTCGAGCTCAAAGCGATGCCCTGTGCCCGCATGATGGGCGACGCCTGCCTGACCTACAAGTTCCTCGCCCGGCTCGTGGCCGCGCACCACGGCTTCGTCCCGACCTTCATGCCCAAGCCTATTCAAGCAGACCACGGGAACGGAATGCACGTTCACGTCTCCCTCTGGAAGGGCGGCGAGAGCGCCTTCTACGACCCAGGAGACGAGTACCACATGAGCCAGACGATGCGCTACTTCATCGGCGGAATTCTCGAGCACGCGCGCGGCTGCGCCGTGATAACCAACCCGACAGTGAACTCCTATAAGAGGCTCGTGCCAGAGTACGAGGCCCCCGTCTATATCGCTTGGTCCCCCGTAAACAGAACGGCACTGGTCCGGATTCCGGCCCGCCACGCAAACCCCGGCTCCATAAACTGCGAGCCCCGCCACCCCGACCCCTCCGCCAACCCCTACCTGGTGTTCGCCGTCCTACTGGAGGCCGGCCTAGACGGAATAAAGAGGAAGCTCGACCCCGGACCGCCCGTGAACGAGAACATCTTCAGGATGTCAAAGGAGAGGCGGAGGGAGCTCGGAATCAAGAGGCTTCCGGGCTCGCTGGGCGAGGCGCTGGAGGCGATGGAGAGTGACGACATCGTGAAGAGGGTGCTGGGCAGCGCGAGCTACGATGTATATAGGGAGCTCAAGAAGTCCGAGTGGCGCG
- a CDS encoding DUF4350 domain-containing protein: protein MPHVLFDNSHGENIRLEEEGGSSFSKLARALRAEGFVLGVIHSEDDFRLPTLKNAEALVIAFPSKKFSNRDVEAALGYVEAGGGLLLTGEWGNLHGTADILNTLAQSFRVVFNKDRITDTRNVHEEEVRLMGQSVGRRREPTYAIIRRFARHPITVDVREVGHISGCSLSAPKSAVLAWSDEQSFADLDADGELDEDELVGSFATAVSQHVSGGRVVCIGDTSVMTDRYLDHADNKKFILNIIRWLTRRI from the coding sequence ATGCCCCACGTGCTATTTGATAATTCGCACGGAGAGAACATCCGCCTAGAGGAGGAGGGTGGCTCCTCGTTCTCGAAGCTCGCCCGCGCGCTGCGCGCTGAGGGCTTCGTCCTTGGTGTAATTCACAGCGAGGATGACTTCAGGCTCCCCACATTGAAGAACGCGGAGGCGCTTGTCATCGCCTTTCCATCGAAAAAATTCTCCAATCGGGACGTGGAGGCCGCGCTTGGATACGTTGAGGCTGGGGGTGGTCTGCTGCTAACGGGGGAGTGGGGGAACCTCCACGGGACTGCGGACATCCTGAACACCCTCGCGCAGAGCTTCAGGGTGGTCTTCAACAAGGACCGCATCACGGACACACGGAATGTTCATGAGGAAGAGGTGAGGTTGATGGGGCAATCGGTGGGGAGGAGGAGGGAGCCGACCTACGCAATAATTCGCAGATTTGCCCGCCATCCCATCACTGTCGACGTGCGCGAGGTCGGGCACATATCGGGCTGCTCCCTCTCGGCCCCCAAGAGCGCCGTGCTCGCCTGGTCCGACGAGCAGTCCTTTGCGGACCTGGACGCGGACGGCGAGCTCGACGAGGACGAGCTCGTGGGCTCATTCGCGACCGCCGTCTCCCAGCATGTTAGCGGGGGAAGGGTGGTGTGCATCGGAGACACGAGCGTGATGACCGACAGGTATCTGGACCATGCCGACAACAAGAAATTCATCCTCAATATAATTCGATGGCTAACGAGGAGAATTTGA